One window of Camelina sativa cultivar DH55 chromosome 4, Cs, whole genome shotgun sequence genomic DNA carries:
- the LOC104783613 gene encoding uncharacterized protein LOC104783613, protein MAAAYAYLRDVKPYKTSWKVQVRVLHSWKTYSTRFGETFDMVLSDVQVSLNTGVSHHSPVILWPRCNYNVPYIFCYHGTKIHASVKKDLISRFENKVVAGQWKTVENFGLSIATGQFKPTTHRYKMSFITQTIASRMDSFSDDPYLTLSPFVSILSGNLNENNLIDIVGQIVNVGEMETIDVNNRPTKKISFELRDESDDRLPCTLWGTFAEQVSSACEVDAQARVICLVRFAKIKTYNEKRSISNAFNASVVVFNPDYADILEWQNKCNKKVTPINAITNGSVSTAKKPQFWCDGCNHHVTNVLARCTNYMSTLDNSGELKLMLFDSIATEIVGCAANSLIDGPFYEMEDPDNLPDDIKNLVGKTFQFLVSIESENLWNELNIYKVSRVLVNDGVPDDDINDDSNGGDNPPDDSTGYQASLCLTSSQVVSDFTTPSSKRRSADKDSPNDYSSTTKKLCLDHIKVVQIKQEKLTKAEMVNEANKKKS, encoded by the exons ATGGCTGCAGCTTACGCTTACCTTCGAGACGTTAAGCCTTACAAGACTTCTTGGAAGGTCCAAGTCAGGGTCCTTCATTCATGGAAGACCTACTCAACAAGGTTTGGTGAAACATTCGATATGGTGCTCTCAGATGTCCAAGTAAGTTTAAATACTGGTGTCTCTCATCATTCACCTGTAATTTTATGGCCGAGATGCAACTACAATGTACCTTATATCTTCTGTTATCATGGAACGAAGATTCACGCTTCGGTCAAGAAAGACTTGATCAGTCGTTTTGAAAACAAGGTCGTCGCTGGGCAATGGAAAACTGTCGAGAACTTTGGTTTGAGTATCGCCACTGGTCAATTCAAGCCTACTACCCATCGTTATAAGATGTCGTTCATCACTCAAACCATTGCCAGTAGGATGGATTCTTTCTCTGATGATCCGTATTTAACTCTCTCCCCATTTGTTTCTATCTTGTCCGGCAACCTAAATGAAAACAATCTGATTG ATATTGTTGGTCAAATTGTTAATGTTGGTGAGATGGAAACCATCGATGTCAACAACAGACCCACTAAGAAGATCAGTTTTGAGCTTCGGGATGAGAG TGATGATAGACTACCATGCACTTTGTGGGGTACATTTGCTGAGCAAGTGAGTAGTGCTTGTGAAGTTGATGCTCAAGCACGTGTTATTTGTTTGGTGAGATTTGCAAAAATCAAGACTTATAATG AGAAGAGGAGTATCTCCAATGCTTTCAACGCATCGGTAGTGGTTTTTAATCCCGACTATGCTGACATCCTAGAGTGGCAGAATAA GTGTAACAAGAAGGTTACACCTATCAACGCAATCACCAATGGTTCTGTCTCAACGGCAAAGAAACCCCAGTTCTGGTGTGATGGTTGCAACCATCATGTTACTAATGTTCTTGCAAGGT GTACAAACTACATGTCAACGTTGGATAATTCTGGTGAGTTGAAGTTGATGCTCTTTGATAGCATTGCCACAGAGATTGTAGGCTGTGCAGCAAACTCACTCATTGATGGGCCATTTTATGAG ATGGAAGATCCTGACAACTTGCCAGATGATATCAAGAATTTGGTCGGAAAAACATTCCAGTTTCTTGTGAGTATTGAAAGTGAAAACCTGTGGAATGAGTTGAATATCTACAAGGTTTCAAGGGTGCTGGTTAATGATGGTGTACCAGATGATGACATTAATGATGATTCAAATGGTGGGGATAATCCTCCGGATGATAGCACCGGATATCAG GCTAGCCTGTGCTTGACCAGCAGTCAGGTAGTCTCTGACTTCACGACTCCATCGTCAAAGCGTAGAAGTGCTGATAAAGACTCCCCTAATGACTATTCCTCTACTACAAAGAAGCTTTGTCTGGACCACATCAAAGTGGTTCAGATTAAGCAGGAGAAGCTGACCAAGGCAGAGATGGTGAATGAGGCAAACAAGAAGAAGTCGTGA
- the LOC104783615 gene encoding uncharacterized protein LOC104783615 — protein MPKPNSIGLDHSNRYITEEKNYNRDELKEKHDEWIDMMTSEQRAIYDEIMVAVLNDGGGVFFVYGFGGTGKTFMWKTLSAAVRYRGLITINVASSGLASLLLEGKTFMWKTLSAAVRYRGLIAINVASSGIASLLLEGGRTAHSRFCIPINPDDFTTCNINPTSDLAKMLKEASLIIWDEAPMMSRYCFENLDRSLSDIMRNADNKPFGGKVVVFGGDFRQVLPVINGAGRAQIVLASLNISYLWEHCNVLSLTKNMRLMSKNMTEIESRNIKEFSDWILAVGDGKIPETNDGEALIDILVELLITDVVDPIDSISRAVYGDLDKLHTKTDPKFFQTRAILCPTNSDVNTINERLL, from the exons atgcCAAAGCCAAACAGCATAGGTTTAGATCATTCCAACCGTTATATAACAGAGGAGAAGAACTACAATCGTGAtgaattgaaagaaaaacatgatGAATGGATAGATATGATGACGTCGGAGCAAAGGGCAATATATGATGAGATAATGGTAGCTGTTTTAAATGACGGTGGAGGAGTCTTTTTTGTTTACGGTTTTGGGGGAACAGGAAAGACTTTTATGTGGAAAACTCTTTCTGCAGCTGTTAGATACAGGGGATTGATAACTATAAATGTTGCCTCAAGTGGTCTAGCTTCTTTGCTGTTAGAGG GAAAGACTTTTATGTGGAAAACTCTTTCTGCAGCTGTTAGATACAGGGGATTGATAGCTATAAATGTTGCCTCAAGTGGTATAGCTTCTTTGCTGTTAGAGGGTGGAAGGACTGCACACTCAAGGTTTTGTATCCCTATAAATCCTGATGATTTTACAACCTGTAATATCAATCCTACTTCAGATTTGGCTAAGATGTTGAAAGAAGCGTCTCTCATCATATGGGACGAAGCACCAATGATGAGCAGATATTGTTTTGAGAATCTGGATAGAAGTTTATCAGATATAATGAGAAATGCAGACAACAAGCCGTTTGGTGGAAAGGTAGTTGTATTTGGAGGCGACTTTAGACAAGTATTACCTGTAATAAATGGTGCTGGTAGGGCTCAGATTGTTCTAGCTTCATTAAACATTTCGTATCTATGGGAACATTGTAATGTTCTGTCTTTGACGAAGAATATGCGGCTTATGTCAAAGAATATGACAGAGATTGAATCAAGGAATATAAAGGAGTTTTCTGATTGGATTCTAGCTGTTGGAGATGGCAAAATTCCCGAAACAAACGATGGGGAAGCTCTTATTGATATTCTAGTAGAATTGCTGATAACAGATGTAGTTGATCCTATTGATTCTATAAGTAGAGCCGTATATGGTGATTTGGACAAGTTGCATACGAAAACAGATCCGAAGTTTTTCCAAACAAGAGCTATTTTATGTCCAACAAATAGTGATGTTAACACCATCAATGAAAGACTGCTTTAG
- the LOC104783614 gene encoding uncharacterized protein LOC104783614, whose protein sequence is MNILPVEAFPGLDENTGFTHVPIRHSLSQGVTNVDEDIGFQYTPATTTLESGVPSMYSTGTIPSVIEHCENLTPVKVNQSYSSLGSHEFISSIRKQSQKFRRIDEQDKSILSAVNIRQSYSKLGTSNFVENIRNEALKAHINPTPTKATITQQTVSPKSAISQDSPLQQFVHSARKEKKSSVPNLEVYSHQNDDVSSKGGDEHSDNEQHFDVSSQEENDSNHSETDSDHSIGTRNRINVQKICGTYSRRHKGFKVRSPRMSRITELNARGQCSRPKVTKVSDEKYVDHGDPTFKCSYCGAMMWYDEQINKRRRSRKLKFSLCCLQGTVKLPLLKEAPELIRKLLSKDDALSRHFRENIRAYNMLFAFTSVGGQVDRSVEKGKGPKQFQLHGQNFHKIGSLKPEDGDYAKFSQLYIVDIDNEIENRSSVMRNQYGSLKGRHSIRKELIAKNFRLLDEIIPYVESFRQAKDXDENAKFHMRIVSDRVGKDGRTYSMPTSSEVAALIPGDFHPEMPGCDIIVQEKSSSRLQRISEVHVAYLALQYPLIFPYGEDGFRVGIEKCLNGNQKDEEKKFISMRQWFAFRIQERENEAQTLLRSKRLFQQFLVDAYTTLESNRLSYIKYNQSTICCDNYASIQAAAEARTNSMEEQGKEVRKPASFTGGPWYMLHSYYDAMATCKQYDFPDLFITFTCNPKWPEVTRYLKKRKLNSDDRPDIMCRIFIIKLDSLMKDLTEDHLLGKNLAAMYTVEFQKRGLPHAHILLFMDPSCNLPTADDINKIISAEIPDKDEDPELYSVVKDCMIHGPCGAANINSPCMVDGKCSKFYPKENVEETSVCKDGYPICRRRASSNFVEKGPLKCDNRYVVPYNRILSLRYRAHINVEWCNQSGSIKYVSASEAAWRLFKFPIQYRSIAVMKLPFHPPGKQPVFYKEKEKIKDVLDRRANVDSMFMAYLNLNKVNAFARTQI, encoded by the exons ATGAATATTCTGCCTGTAGAAGCTTTTCCCGGATTAGATGAAAACACCGGTTTTACACATGTTCCAATCCGACACAGTTTGAGTCAAGGAGTTACAAATGTAGATGAGGACATTGGCTTCCAATATACTCCTGCCACTACTACGCTCGAAAGCGGAGTACCTTCTATGTATTCGACAG GGACGATACCTTCTGTAATCGAACATTGTGAGAATCTCACACCCGTGAAAGTAAACCAATCTTACTCATCTCTTGGAAGTCATGAATTCATATCATCCATTCGAAAGCAATCTCAGAAat TTAGAAGGATTGACGAACAAGATAAGTCCATTCTCTCTGCAGTGAATATAAGACAATCATATTCAAAACTAGGAACTAGCAATTTTGTCGAGAACATAAGGAATGAAGCTTTAAAAG CTCATATtaacccaacaccaacaaaaGCAACTATAACTCAACAAACTGTTTCTCCTAAAAGTGCTATTTCACAAG ATTCACCATTACAACAATTTGTCCATTCggccagaaaagaaaaaaagtcatcTGTTCCTAATCTGGAAGTCTATTCTCATCAAAATGATGATGTTTCGTCTAAAGGAG GAGATGAGCACTCAGATAATGAACAACACTTTGATGTGAGTAGTCAAGAAGAGAATGATTCAAATCATTCAGAAACTGATAGTGATCATTCAATTGGCACAAGAAATAGGATTAATGTTCAGAAGATTTGTGGTACATATAGTAGGCGTCATAAAGGTTTTAAAGTTCGATCTCCAAGAATGAGTAGAATCACCGAATTAAATGCAAGGGGTCAATGTTCAAGACCGAAAGTTACCAAAG TGTCTGATGAAAAGTATGTAGATCATGGTGACCCAACATTCAAGTGTTCTTACTGTGGTGCAATGATGTGGTATGATGAGCAAATAAACAAACGCAGAAGGTCAAGAAAGCTGAAATTTTCATTATGTTGCTTACAAGGAACCGTTAAACTACCACTTCTCAAAGAAGCACCCGAACTTATTAGGAAATTGCTTAGTAAGGATGATGCGCTTAGCAGGCATTTTCGTGAGAATATCAGGGCTTATAATATGCTATTTGCATTTACTTCTGTTGGTGGTCAAGTAGATCGTTCAGTTGAAAAGGGTAAAGGTCCTAAGCAATTTCAATTACATGGCCAGAATTTTCACAAAATTGGTAGTTTGAAGCCCGAAGATGGTGACTATGCTAAATTTTCCCAGCTCTATATAGTTGACATAGATAATGAGATTGAAAACAGATCATCTGTAATGAG AAATCAGTATGGAAGTCTGAAAGGTAGACATAGTATACGAAAAGAACTAATTGCAAAAAATTTCCGCCTGTTGGATGAAATTATTCCATATGTTGAGTCATTTAGGCAAGCTAAAGATNCTGATGAGAATGCGAAGTTTCACATGCGGATTGTAAGTGATCGTGTAGGTAAAGATGGAAGAACCTATTCTATGCCAACATCATCAGAAGTAGCTGCATTGATCCCAGGTGATTTTCACCCTGAGATGCCCGGATGTGATATTATTGTACAAGAAAAAAGCTCTAGCAGATTACAAAGAATAAGTGAAGTTCACGTTGCTTACTTGGCACTACAGTATCCTCTTATTTTTCCatatggtgaagatggtttcagaGTTGGAATTGAGAAGTGTTTAAACGGTAAtcagaaagatgaagaaaaaaagtttatttcaaTGAGGCAGTGGTTTGCTTTCAGAATCCAAGAAAGAGAAAACGAGGCTCAGACTCTACTTAGGTCTAAGCGACTTTTCCAACAATTCTTGGTTGATGCATATACGACTTTAGAATCAAACAGGTTGTCGTATATCAAATATAATCAGTCTACTATCTGTTGTGATAACTATGCATCAATTCAAGCTGCAGCAGAGGCCAGAACAAATAGCATGGAAGAGCAAGGAAAGGAAGTTCGAAAACCAGCCTCTTTCACTGGTGGACCTTGGTATATGTTGCACAGTTATTATGATGCAATGGCTACATGTAAACAGTACGACTTTCCTGACTTATTCATTACATTTACATGTAACCCTAAGTGGCCAGAAGTAACAAGGTATTTGAAAAAGCGGAAGCTTAATTCTGATGATAGACCAGACATTATGTGTCGTATCttcataattaaacttgattcTTTGATGAAAGATTTAACGGAAGACCATCTCCTAGGGAAGAATCTAGCTG CTATGTACACGGTTGAATTCCAGAAAAGGGGACTTCCTCATGCTCATATTTTGTTATTCATGGATCCTAGCTGTAATTTGCCAACAGCTGATGACATTAACAAAATAATCTCAGCTGAGATACCAGATAAGGATGAAGATCCTGAACTATACAGCGTTGTTAAGGATTGTATGATTCATGGACCTTGTGGTGCGGCAAATATAAATTCTCCGTGTATGGTGGATGGAAAGTGTTCTAAGTTTTACCCAAAAGAGAATGTTGAAGAAACTTCAGTTTGTAAAGACGGATATCCAATCTGTAGAAGGCGAGCATCTTCTAATTTTGTAGAGAAAGGTCCACTTAAGTGTGATAACAGATATGTTGTTCCCTACAATCGTATCCTATCATTGCGCTATCGTGCTCACATCAATGTTGAGTGGTGCAACCAATCCGGTTCAATAAA ATATGTTTCAGCTTCTGAAGCAGCGTGGAGGCTTTTCAAGTTTCCAATACAGTATAGAAGTATAGCAGTCATGAAACTTCCATTTCATCCACCAGGGAAGCAACCAGTTTTTTataaagagaaggagaagatcaAAGATGTTCTTGACAGAAGAGCTAATGTCGATTCTATGTTCATGGCCTACCTAAATCTGAATAAGGTTAATGCATTTGCTAGAACGCAAATCTGA
- the LOC104779980 gene encoding proteasome subunit beta type-7-A-like, translated as MSQSAVDVPPKGGFSFDLCKRNDMLTQKGLKAPSFLKTGTTIVGLIFKDGVILGADTRATEGPIVADKNCEKIHYMAPNIYCCGAGTAADTEAVTDMVSSQLRLHRYQTSRDSRIITALTLLKKHLFSYQGHVSAALVLGGVDITGPHLHTIYPHGSTDTLPFATMGSGSLAAMSVFEAKYKEGLTRDEGIKLVAEAICSGIFNDLGSGSNVDICVITKGNNEYLRNYMEPNPRTYVSSKGYSFTKKTEVLLTKITPLLERVEITEVGEAMEE; from the exons ATGTCGCAATCAGCTGTAGATGTGCCGCCAAAAGGTGGGTTCAGCTTCGATCTGTGTAAGAGAAATGATATGCTTACACAAAAGGGTCTTAAAGCTCCTTCTTTTTTGAAGACTGGTACTACCATCGTTGGTTTGATTTTCAAG GATGGTGTGATACTAGGGGCGGATACCCGAGCAACTGAGGGACCTATTGTTGCTGATAAGAACTGTGAGAAGATTCACTATATGGCACCCAACATATATTGCTGTGGTGCAGGAACCGCCGCTGACACTGAAGCAGTTACTG ATATGGTCAGCTCACAGCTGCGGTTGCATCGTTACCAGACCAGTCGAGACTCTCGTATCATTACTGCTTTGACCCTTCTCAAAAAACATCTTTTCAG CTATCAAGGTCATGTCTCTGCTGCGCTTGTGCTTGGTGGAGTTGATATCACTGGGCCTCATCTGCATACT ATATACCCACACGGTTCAACTGACACTCTTCCATTCGCTACAATGGGTTCTGGTTCTCTTGCTGCTATGTCTGTGTTTGAGGCAAAGTACAAAGAAGGCCTAACT AGGGATGAGGGAATTAAGTTGGTCGCTGAAGCCATATGCTCGGGTATATTCAATGACCTGGGTAGTGGTAGCAACGTGGACATCTGCGTGATAACAAAG GGGAACAACGAATATCTGAGGAATTACATGGAACCAAACCCAAGAACGTATGTCAGCAGCAAAGGTTATTCCTTCACCAAGAAAACCG AGGTTCTTCTCACCAAAATCACCCCATTGTTGGAGCGAGTCGAGATTACAGAAGTGGGTGAAGCCATGGAGGAATGA